GAGCTCAGGCTGTCTAAAGGTGAAGGGTGCAGGCTGTGGCACTTCCTGGACTCCCGGCTCCCTTTATGCCCTGGGCCGACCCATTACTTCCCTCCCAGGAGGTCCCATCCAGACCACAGAGCTACCCCCAAGGACAGACAGAGCCtgggaaggagacagagatgagagtAGCCTCAAAGGCAACTGGAGATGCCGggacaaagagaaggaagggagagggaggtgCACACCCCAGAAAAGAGGAACAGGCCAGGCCAGAGAAAGATACTGGCCAGACAAGGCAAGAAGCAGCTGGGGGGGACAGAAGGAAAACACTAGGGACTGCCAGAGGACCCCGGACAGATAGATAGGGCATTCTGAGCCTGGGCTGGGAGGGGGCAGAATCTGGGAGCTGGGGAGTTTGGAGAACATGGCTGGGGAGGCTCTTAGATCAAGGGCCGGCCCCTGAGGAGTTTGGGGATCTCAGGCAGCACCTGAAGGGATAGGCAAACTCCACGTCAATGCTGAGCTGGCTTTCACTCCGGTTGGCACATTCCACGCTGAGCTTCAGCTCCCCCGTGTAGCTCCCACAAGTAGCAAAGGCGAAAATGGCAAAGACCTTGGATAGGAGGAGGTACACAGAGTGCCAGTGAGCTCGAGGGTCATCCAGGGTCACCTCCTGCTCAAGTCTAGGGCCATGCTGCGTCAGCGGCCCCCTCACAGCCCGGGGGCCACCTTGGATGATGGCATCCTTCCTTCTGTGGAGCTCTGCCTGGGACCCCGCCCCTCCCTCTGTGTCTTCAGAAGATTCCTGCTCAGAGCCAAACTAATATCTTTATGGGTCCTAGCCGGGATATGCCATTCAGGCGACAAGTGTTGCCCTTCAGCTAAGGTCACTACGCTGAGGAGAGGAGGGGGCTGCCCAGATTTTAGCACGTCTCTGGCATTACGCTCATGGAGAAGATGGAGCGAGCAGGGCCAGGTGATCAGGGTTTAAATGGCGGCATGACTCAGAGTCTTCAAGGCTTCACTGGGGAGGTCTAGGGATCTGGGTTTGGCCCTGGCCTGGTTCACCTTTTTTCTCGGGGAATCGAGCAAAGGCCTAGCTGGTCTACTTAGCAAATCTGGGAGGGATACGTGAGCAGAGCCCacgacaggcaggcaggcaggcaggtggGATCCACAAAGACCAGATTCCTTAGAGACAAATAAACCCTTATTCGAATGCCCAGATCAGCCTCCCAAACCTAAGATGGTAGAGGCCTGCTTGGATGATGGCAGTCTGAGTGAATGGGAAACTGATGGTCCTTCTGGCTTCTACTCTACCCAAACCTGGTCCAGAGGACTGTGTTCCATTCTAGACCCAACAGCCAGAAGCTGGAGAGCAgccagggaaagggaaagaggctGGGGCGGGGCCTCCGGAAGGCACCAGGTCTGTTGAGCTTGGAGACAGGAGCCCAAAGGAGGGCTTTTTCCTCCAGGACGTGAAGGGCTAGCTGGCTTGGGAAGCACTTGGCCCCCAGGGAACAGAAGCAATCTGGGGCTGGACGTCAGCTCACAAACTTCCTAGCAATGAGAGCTGTCTCCAAAAGGGTCGGCTAAGGTCCCTTGTACCCTGGAGCTTCTAGGAATGGCTCCTTGGTCGGTGGGCCTTCTGGGGGCAAGTGGCACACTTGTGACCTGCCATCTCTACAATCCTTGACAGAGGGGTGGGAGGGCCATCCGTCCAGAGCACAGCTTCTCCAGGCTCACTTTCTCCTCTGTCTTCAGGCCGCGTCCCACCCCGTACTCCCATAAAGCTTGTCACCCACTGATCAATAACAAAGGTTCTTTGTCCCAGAGACCATGGTGAGGTCCCAATTCTACCCTCATCCAACTCGTTTTCTTTGAGTGTTGGGGCACGACTTTATATTGGCTCCTAGGAACTCTGACTCATCGTCCTTGGGATCATTGGATTCCCAGGGGGAAGCCAGTCTTTCAAAAGCAGGGTCCTGAGAAGGAAAAGGCCTTCCCCGAGGCTCTACAACCACTGGATGACAGAGGCCATCCCAGGGATGATCGGGAAACCTCGATTCTGCCTCGTCCCACTTCGGGGTGAACCCCAAATTAATAAACAGCCTCTCCACGGTTTATTTACCCAAACCATTGACTGTCAGGAAGTTCAGTAGTGATCTGTTTCAATCCAGAATGTCAGcatctctcaatctctctgtgtgtctcctctccttccccacccccacccgcccgcctgcctgcctccctccctccctcctctcacccAATGGGTGGCTAGGCAGGCGGCAGATGGTGCAGCCATCCTTTGGCCCTCACTTCTCCTAATCCAGGATAAGTCATGTTCTCCCCTCTATTCCCATCTCTCTGCTGGCCAAGGTTGCGAGTGGATTAAGTGGGGGCCCTTCTCCTCAACCGCTCCTAGGCTATGTTCCAGATTAGAATTAGGCACGCCCTTCCAGAATTGCCCCTCTTTCAGAAGCAGGGAAACCCCCCCCCAACCCAACCCAATTCCTCGCCAAAGGACTTACCCATTCCAGTACCTTCAGGAAGCCCAGGGGCTCTTTGACCACTCGGAACTGACCTCCAGCCACCAGCTGTGGAGACAAgaaggaatgggggggggggggacgtggagatgaagaaaagagaagaaaaggcgATGGGGAGGAGGGCGAGAAGGAGAGGACCAAAGAGGGAAGAGGGCCTGGCAAGGCGAGAACCAACACGGGGAAAAGGCAGGGATCTAGGGGCAGGCTAGGGGGAGAGCAGTCCTGGGGGGGGGAGCTCTGAGCTCGGGGTGCTGACTAGCTTCTCACCCAGTCCTGGGGCTGACCTCTGCAAAGCTCCGGCCCAAGAATAGGGCAGCCCCGAGGGGCAGGGGCAGGCTGGAATGGCACCCGGCTTTCTGGGCCAACACCATCCCTCTGGCCTTGCTCGGACTCTGCCCCCATCACCCTAGTTTCTCAGCTCACCAGAAGAAGGTGACGCACACACATCTTCTCTACCTTTCGAAGCTCTCCGAATCTGACTTCCTACTCCaggatttttttctagttctctgtCTGGTCCATCTGCCATGTATCATCCAGCCAGGAATCGTCCATCTCCCTCACTAAAGTCGTCCCCCGTCTCCCTCCTGGATTCATTCCAGGATTTCTGCCTTCACCTTTTTCTCGCCCTCCCATGTTCAGGTCgcttcttccttctcctggaTGTCCTCTGGGATTGCTACTTCATCCTCATCATCcgacctcccccacccccaccccttcttcGCGTCGAGGCATCATGGCACCCTGCCCCCACCTCTGTCAGCATCTGGAgctaattctttccttctctccaacGTCCTTTCCTTTCCAATTTCTCCCTCCGTCTTCGCGCCggctccccttctctctcccctcccagggctccttctttctctggctctcctGCTTCCCATTTCCCGGAGATGCTCCTGGGCAATTCCTTACCCGGCAGCCAACCTCCTGCCCTGCCCGGATGACCTCCGAGATTGCTGTCTCTCACCCACAGACCTCCTGCGACGCCGCTGCCACCCTGCTCCCCG
The window above is part of the Gracilinanus agilis isolate LMUSP501 unplaced genomic scaffold, AgileGrace unplaced_scaffold1204, whole genome shotgun sequence genome. Proteins encoded here:
- the LOC123253969 gene encoding synaptophysin-like → SSPPQDCSPPSLPLDPCLFPVLVLALPGPLPSLVLSFSPSSPSPFLLFSSSPRPPPPHSFLSPQLVAGGQFRVVKEPLGFLKVLEWVFAIFAFATCGSYTGELKLSVECANRSESQLSIDVEFAYPFRLHQVYFDAPTCQNNGAKKVFLVGDYSSSAEFFVTVAVFAFLYSSGALATYIFLQDKYRENNKGPMI